One Glycine max cultivar Williams 82 chromosome 6, Glycine_max_v4.0, whole genome shotgun sequence DNA segment encodes these proteins:
- the LAX8 gene encoding auxin transporter-like protein 3 — MASEKVETVVAGNYLEMEREEEGSKSTTSKLSRLFWHGGSVYDAWFSCASNQVAQVLLTLPYSFSQLGMLSGIIFQLFYGLMGSWTAYLISVLYVEYRTRKEREKVDFRNHVIQWFEVLDGLLGKHWRNLGLFFNCTFLLFGSVIQLIACASNIYYINDNLDKRTWTYIFGACCATTVFIPSFHNYRIWSFLGLVMTTYTAWYMTIASLTHGQVEGVTHTGPAKLVLYFTGATNILYTFGGHAVTVEIMHAMWKPQKFKMIYLIATLYVLTLTLPSASAVYWAFGDQLLTHSNALSLLPKTGFRDTAVILMLIHQFITFGFACTPLYFVWEKFIGVHETKSLFKRALARLPVVIPIWFLAIIFPFFGPINSTVGSLLVSFTVYIIPALAHMVTFASAPARENAVERPPSKLGGWVGLYSMNVFVVVWVLVIGFGLGGWASMINFIHQIDTFGLFVKCYQCPPHKA, encoded by the exons ATGGCTTCTGAGAAGGTTGAGACTGTTGTTGCAGGGAATTACTTAGAAATGGAGAGGGAAGAGGAAGGTTCTAAGTCCACTACTAGCAAATTGTCTAGGCTCTTTTGGCATGGTGGCTCTGTCTATGATGCATGGTTTAGCTGTGCTTCTAATCAG GTCGCACAAGTGCTACTGACACTACCATATTCCTTTTCACAACTTGGGATGTTATCTGGGATCATATTTCAGCTTTTCTATGGACTGATGGGAAGCTGGACTGCTTATCTTATCAGTGTCCTTTATGTTGAGTACAGAACCagaaaggagagagaaaaagttGACTTCAGAAACCATGTTATTCAG TGGTTTGAAGTGCTTGATGGACTTTTGGGCAAACACTGGAGGAATCTTGGTCTTTTTTTCAACTGTACTTTCCTTCTGTTTGGATCAGTAATTCAACTAATTGCTTGTGCAAG TAACATATACTACATAAACGACAATCTGGACAAGAGAACTTGGACTTACATCTTTGGGGCATGCTGTGCAACAACGGTCTTCATCCCTTCTTTCCACAACTACAGAATCTGGTCATTCTTGGGCCTCGTGATGACCACTTACACTGCATGGTATATGACCATAGCTTCCCTTACCCATGGCCAG GTTGAGGGGGTGACGCACACAGGGCCAGCCAAATTGGTTCTCTACTTCACTGGGGCGACCAACATTCTCTATACTTTTGGTGGGCATGCTGTTACAGT GGAAATTATGCATGCAATGTGGAAGCCACAGAAGTTTAAGATGATATATCTGATCGCAACCTTATATGTGCTGACCCTAACTTTGCCATCAGCATCTGCAGTCTATTGGGCATTTGGGGACCAGCTTCTCACCCATTCCAATGCCCTCTCATTGCTCCCAAAGACTGGTTTCAGAGATACCGCTGTCATCCTCATGCTCATTCATCag TTCATAACTTTTGGATTTGCTTGCACTCCTTTATACTTCGTGTGGGAGAAATTCATTGGGGTGCATGAGACCAAGAGTTTGTTCAAAAGGGCTTTGGCTAGACTTCCTGTTGTGATTCCAATATGGTTCCTGGCAATCATAttccctttctttggtcctATTAACTCAACTGTTGGATCTCTCCTTGTCAGCTTCACTGTTTACATTATTCCTGCTTTGGCTCACATGGTTACCTTTGCTTCAGCACCGGCTAGAGAG AATGCTGTGGAGAGACCACCATCAAAGTTAGGAGGTTGGGTAGGATTGTACTCCATGAACGTGTTTGTGGTGGTATGGGTTTTGGTGATAGGATTTGGGTTGGGAGGATGGGCAAGCATGATTAATTTCATACACCAAATTGACACATTTGGGCTATTTGTAAAGTGCTATCAGTGTCCCCCTCACAAGGCTTAA
- the LOC100781216 gene encoding zinc finger MYM-type protein 1 produces the protein MRRFLVDRASIEDVNVVQQEAELEPPPNVVNEFNPNEIVRDPGHRKQINEYAPYIQDQVRRAYILKGPMQPHLPSFPRTPFGSVSRAFSKSWYKNYTWLEYSEIKDAAYCFYCFLFKQPGRAEHFGFEVFTKSGYRDWKHASQGLKDHVGSHNSLHNSCVKHYDDYNNQRQSVTSNKFAKATKESEELYKIRLTCSLDCSRYLIAQGMAFRGHDESSTSLNKGNFREMVDWVKSQNEQVRDAFDRGGKNCTMTCGDIQKELATCCAHEVTKVIMEELGDRQFSVLIDESRDISVKEQMAVMLRFLNDKGNVVERFIALHHVTDTSSKSLKDALYGILDKYTLSISRIRGQGYDGASNMRGEFNGLQRKILDENPYAFYVHCYAHRLQLVVVSVTSSCSSIHDFFEYITLIVNTTSASCKRRDALTEAQHKDILNKLESGEISRGRGLHQSSSLTRPGDTRWGSHHTTLLRLDQMWSSVLKVLSMVDEDGRGPSQAAGLIEKMESFKFAFILRLMLKLFGITNELSNILQRKDLNIVNAMELVDVVKARLGTMRESGWNNFFADVQGFCVAKSIMVLNMDDEIPVRGRSRAEGRTITNLHHYRAEIFYVAIDKICVEMDHRFSEGSNIILDCFSCLDPKNSFSKFDVDKLARLADTYHADFSDDDRGTIRDQLETYVLQVRRNASFSTCEDVQSLAMKMVQTEKHLVFPLVYKLIELALILPVSTASVERAFSAMKIIKSKLRNKINDVWFNDLMVCYTEREIFKSLDDIDIIRTFTAKKSRKGHLPRNFI, from the exons aTGAGGAGATTTTTGGTTGATAGAGCAAGTATTGAGGATGTGAATGTTGTACAACAAGAAGCCGAATTAGAACCGCCACCTAATGTGGTTAATGAGTTTAACCCAAATGAGATTGTGCGTGATCCAGGTCATAGGAAACAAATTAATGAGTATGCTCCGTATATTCAAGATCAAGTGAGGAGGGCATATATATTGAAGGGTCCAATGCAACCACATTTGCCAAGCTTTCCTCGTACTCCATTTGGAAGTGTTTCTAGAGCATTTAGTAAATCATGGTATAAGAATTACACATGGTTAGAATACAGTGAGATCAAGGATGCAGcttattgtttttattgctTTCTCTTTAAGCAACCCGGGAGGGCCGAACACTTTGGTTTTGAAGTCTTCACTAAAAGCGGATATAGAGATTGGAAGCATGCATCTCAAGGCTTGAAAGATCATGTTGGTAGTCATAATAGTTTGCACAACTCATGTGTCAAGCACTACGATGATTATAATAATCAAAGACAAAGTGTGACAAGTAA TAAGTTTGCTAAAGCAACCAAGGAATCAGAAGAATTGTATAAGATTCGTTTGACTTGTTCTTTAGATTGTTCAAGATATCTCATAGCACAAGGCATGGCTTTCCGTGGCCATGATGAATCCTCTACTTCGCTAAATAAGGGCAATTTTAGAGAGATGGTAGATTGGGTAAAATCTCAGAATGAACAAGTGAGGGATGCTTTTGACCGTGGTggaaaaaattgcacaatgacTTGCGGTGACATTCAAAAGGAGCTTGCAACGTGTTGTGCACATGAAGTTACCAAGGTGATTATGGAAGAGCTTGGTGATAGACAATTCTCCGTGCTTATTGACGAGTCACGTGATATATCCGTCAAAGAGCAAATGGCGGTGATGTTGAG gtttttgaatgacaaagggaaTGTTGTGGAACGATTTATTGCTCTACATCATGTCACAGATACTTCATCTAAGTCATTAAAGGATGCTCTTTATGGTATTCTTGATAAGTACACATTATCTATTTCAAGGATACGAGGGCAAGGATATGATGGAGCTTCAAATATGAGAGGTGAATTTAATggtttgcaaagaaaaattctaGATGAAAATCCTTATGCTTTCTATGTCCATTGTTATGCTCACCGTTTGCAATTGGTTGTTGTGTCTGTTACTAGTAGTTGCTCATCTATTCATGATTTCTTTGAGTACATCACCTTGATTGTGAATACAACAAGTGCATCTTGTAAGAGGAGGGATGCTTTGACAGAGGCACAAcacaaagatattttaaataaacttgaGAGTGGTGAGATATCTAGAGGAAGGGGCTTACACCAATCATCTAGTCTCACTAGACCCGGGGATACTAGATGGGGTTCACATCATACTACATTGCTTCGTTTGGATCAAATGTGGTCCTCCGTGTTAAAGGTGCTTAGTATGGTTGATGAAGATGGACGTGGACCATCTCAAGCAGCAGGTTTGATAGAAAAAATGGAGAGCTTTaaatttgcttttattttaaggTTAATGTTAAAGTTGTTTGGTATCACAAACGAGCTTTCAAATATATTGCAAAGAAAAGATCTTAATATTGTGAATGCCATGGAATTAGTTGATGTTGTCAAAGCTCGGTTGGGCACAATGAGAGAGAGTggttggaataatttttttgccgATGTCCAAGGATTTTGTGTTGCTAAAAGTATTATGGTACTAAATATGGATGACGAAATACCAGTTCGGGGTCGTTCAAGAGCAGAAGGGAGGACTATCACTAATCTTCATCATTACCGTGCAGAGATTTTTTATGTTGCTATTGATAAAATATGTGTGGAGATGGATCACCGCTTTAGTGAAGGAAGTAACATTATACTTGATTGCTTCTCATGTCTTGACCCCAAGAACTCTTTCTCCAAGTTTGATGTTGATAAGCTTGCTCGTCTTGCTGATACTTATCATGCAGACTTTTCTGATGATGACCGAGGAACAATTAGGGATCAACTTGAAACTTATGTGCTTCAAGTGAGAAGAAATGCTTCTTTTTCCACTTGTGAAGATGTTCAAAGTTTGGCTATGAAGATGGTTCAAACTGAGAAACATTTGGTATTTCCATTGGTTTATAAACTTATTGAGCTAGCTTTGATATTGCCGGTGTCGACAGCATCCGTTGAAAGAGCTTTTTCAGCAATGAAGATTATCAAGTCTAAATTGCGCAATAAGATCAACGATGTGTGGTTCAATGACTTGATGGTATGTTACACCGAGCGGGAGATATTCAAGTCACttgatgatattgatattattCGAACATTTACCGCAAAGAAGTCTCGGAAAGGACACTTGCCtcgtaattttatttaa
- the LOC100815773 gene encoding glycine-rich protein 2 gives MAETRRSTGTVKWFNAHKGFGFITPQDGTDDLFVHFTSIRSDGYRSLSDGQSVEFLLDYGDDGRTMAVDVTSAVRSRLPGGFRGGGGGRGRGGGRYGGGEGRGRGFGRRGGGPECYNCGRIGHLARDCYHGQGGGGGDDGRNRRRGGGGGGGGGCFNCGEEGHFARECPNVGKGNE, from the coding sequence ATGGCCGAGACTCGGAGATCCACGGGCACCGTTAAGTGGTTCAACGCGCACAAAGGTTTCGGATTCATAACTCCCCAAGATGGAACCGATGATCTCTTCGTGCACTTCACTTCCATCCGATCCGACGGCTACCGTTCTTTGTCCGACGGTCAGTCCGTTGAGTTTCTCCTCGATTACGGCGACGACGGCCGCACCATGGCCGTCGACGTCACCTCAGCCGTTAGATCTCGTCTTCCCGGAGGATTTCGCGGCGGCGGCGGTGGGAGGGGCAGAGGAGGAGGACGCTACGGGGGCGGGGAAGGCCGTGGCAGAGGGTTCGGTCGGAGAGGAGGAGGCCCTGAGTGTTATAACTGTGGAAGAATAGGTCACTTGGCAAGGGATTGTTACCATGGAcagggtggtggtggtggtgatgatggTAGGAATCGGAGACgcggcggtggtggtggaggaggaggagggtgTTTTAACTGTGGGGAGGAAGGGCATTTTGCGAGGGAATGTCCGAATGTTGGAAAAGGAAATGAGTGA